One Streptomyces sp. R28 DNA window includes the following coding sequences:
- the katG gene encoding catalase/peroxidase HPI encodes MPSPTPTPTRPRTIRDWWPNQLDLQVLHQHSSRSNPMDEDFDYAREFATLDLDALKQDVFEVMTTSQDWWPADYGHYGPLFIRMSWHAAGTYRVADGRGGGGSGAQRFAPLNSWPDNASLDKARRLLWPVKQKYGRQISWADLLVFAGNCAMESMGFKTFGFGFGREDIWEPEEIFWGPEDTWLGDERYSGDRELTTPFGAVQMGLIYVNPEGPNGNPDPMAAARDIRETFGRMAMNDEETVALIVGGHTFGKCHGAVDPQYVGPEPEAGSLEQQGLGWRNTYGSGKGADTLTSGLEGAWTTEPTRWDNGYLDNLFRYDWELTTSPAGAKQWTPTDPSAKSTVPDAHDPSKRHAPMMLTTDLALKLDPVYGPISKSFHENPDRLAEAFAKAWYKLLHRDMGPVSRYLGPWVPEPQLWQDPVPEVDHELIADEDITALKARIIASGLSVSQLVTTAWAAAASFRGTDKRGGANGARIRLAPQRDWEVNQLPEVAEALQKLEQIRQDFTPSHADGTKVSLADLIVLGGCAAVEQAAKNAGYDITVPFAPGRTDASQEQTDVESFAVLEPRADGFRNYLRAGEKLSPETLLLDRANLLTLTAPEMTVLIGGMRVLNTGFKRSPHGVFTQRPETLTNDYFVNLLDMGTEWKASTSDENVFEGRDRATGELKWTATAVDLIFGSHSQLRAVSEVYASQDAGGKFVRDFVAAWAKVMKLDRFDLS; translated from the coding sequence ATCCCCTCCCCGACCCCCACGCCGACTCGGCCCAGGACAATCCGGGACTGGTGGCCGAATCAGCTGGACCTTCAGGTTCTCCACCAGCACTCGTCCCGCTCCAATCCGATGGACGAGGACTTCGACTACGCGAGAGAGTTCGCGACCCTCGACCTCGACGCGCTGAAGCAGGACGTCTTCGAGGTGATGACGACGTCGCAGGACTGGTGGCCTGCCGACTACGGCCACTACGGGCCGCTCTTCATCCGGATGAGTTGGCACGCCGCGGGCACGTACCGAGTCGCCGATGGCCGGGGCGGTGGCGGCAGCGGCGCTCAGCGCTTTGCCCCGCTCAACAGTTGGCCGGACAACGCGAGCCTCGACAAAGCGCGCCGTTTGCTCTGGCCGGTCAAGCAGAAGTACGGGCGGCAAATCTCCTGGGCCGACCTTCTGGTCTTCGCCGGCAACTGTGCCATGGAATCGATGGGGTTCAAGACGTTCGGATTCGGCTTCGGACGGGAGGACATCTGGGAACCCGAGGAAATCTTCTGGGGGCCCGAGGACACCTGGCTCGGCGATGAGCGCTACAGCGGCGACAGGGAACTCACCACTCCCTTCGGTGCCGTGCAGATGGGACTGATCTACGTCAATCCGGAGGGGCCCAACGGCAACCCGGATCCGATGGCCGCCGCCCGGGACATTCGCGAGACATTCGGGCGCATGGCGATGAACGACGAGGAGACGGTTGCGCTCATCGTCGGCGGCCACACATTCGGCAAGTGTCATGGCGCCGTCGATCCCCAGTACGTCGGTCCGGAACCCGAGGCCGGCTCCCTCGAGCAGCAAGGCCTCGGCTGGCGGAACACGTACGGCAGTGGCAAGGGCGCCGACACACTCACCAGTGGGCTCGAGGGCGCTTGGACCACCGAGCCGACCAGGTGGGACAACGGGTACCTGGACAACCTGTTCCGGTACGACTGGGAGCTGACGACGAGCCCCGCCGGTGCCAAGCAGTGGACTCCCACGGATCCTTCGGCCAAGAGCACGGTGCCCGACGCTCATGATCCGTCGAAGAGGCACGCTCCCATGATGCTGACGACGGACCTGGCGCTGAAGCTGGATCCGGTCTACGGCCCGATCTCGAAGAGCTTCCACGAGAACCCGGACAGGCTCGCGGAAGCGTTCGCCAAGGCGTGGTACAAGCTGTTGCACCGCGACATGGGACCCGTCTCGCGCTACCTCGGCCCGTGGGTTCCCGAGCCGCAGCTGTGGCAGGATCCCGTCCCTGAGGTCGATCACGAACTCATCGCGGACGAGGACATCACTGCCCTCAAGGCCAGGATCATCGCCTCGGGACTGTCCGTCTCCCAGCTGGTCACCACCGCTTGGGCTGCGGCAGCGAGCTTCCGCGGCACCGACAAGCGTGGCGGGGCCAACGGGGCACGGATTCGACTCGCGCCGCAACGGGACTGGGAGGTCAACCAGCTGCCCGAGGTTGCCGAGGCGTTGCAGAAGCTGGAGCAGATCCGGCAGGACTTCACCCCCTCACATGCCGACGGAACGAAGGTCTCGCTCGCCGACCTGATCGTCCTGGGCGGGTGCGCGGCCGTCGAGCAAGCCGCGAAGAACGCCGGCTACGACATCACGGTCCCGTTCGCACCGGGGCGCACGGACGCCTCGCAGGAACAGACCGACGTGGAGTCGTTCGCCGTGCTCGAACCCAGGGCCGACGGGTTCCGCAACTACCTCCGGGCGGGAGAGAAGCTGTCGCCGGAAACCCTCCTGCTGGACCGCGCCAACCTGTTGACGCTGACCGCTCCAGAGATGACGGTGCTGATCGGCGGCATGCGCGTCCTGAACACCGGCTTCAAGCGATCCCCACACGGCGTCTTCACCCAGCGGCCGGAGACACTGACCAACGACTACTTCGTCAACCTGCTCGACATGGGCACGGAGTGGAAGGCATCGACCTCGGACGAGAACGTGTTCGAAGGCCGGGATCGCGCCACGGGCGAGCTCAAATGGACCGCCACCGCCGTCGACCTCATCTTCGGTTCACACTCCCAGCTCCGGGCCGTCTCGGAGGTCTACGCCTCCCAGGACGCGGGAGGCAAGTTCGTACGTGACTTCGTGGCCGCGTGGGCCAAGGTGATGAAACTCGATCGGTTCGACCTCTCCTGA
- a CDS encoding flavin reductase family protein, with protein MDEFIGLLNPDMCVVTAAVGGERAGCLVGFASQCSIRPVRFVVWLSEVNHTFRVARSAQVLAVHLLAREQHALAELFGGHTGDQEDKFRYVPWREGHGGAVVLQDAPAWFVGRIVTRVGGGDHIGFVLDPVEWGERKGYRGALLRLDDARTISPGHPVD; from the coding sequence ATGGACGAGTTCATCGGACTGCTGAACCCCGACATGTGTGTGGTCACGGCCGCGGTGGGCGGCGAACGGGCCGGCTGCCTGGTCGGGTTCGCCTCCCAGTGCTCCATCAGGCCGGTGCGGTTCGTGGTGTGGCTCTCGGAGGTCAACCACACCTTCCGAGTCGCACGGTCCGCGCAGGTCCTGGCCGTGCACCTGCTCGCCCGCGAACAGCATGCCCTGGCCGAGTTGTTCGGCGGCCACACCGGCGACCAGGAGGACAAGTTCCGGTACGTTCCCTGGCGGGAGGGGCACGGCGGGGCCGTCGTCCTTCAGGACGCGCCGGCGTGGTTCGTCGGCCGGATCGTCACGCGCGTCGGCGGCGGTGACCACATCGGCTTCGTTCTCGACCCGGTCGAGTGGGGCGAGCGCAAGGGGTACCGCGGGGCGCTGCTGCGCCTCGACGACGCCCGTACGATCTCGCCCGGCCACCCGGTGGACTGA
- a CDS encoding PP2C family protein-serine/threonine phosphatase encodes MILTVLIAGLAFSTSREIAVSRLLPAAPALAAAMWPVLPTILLGAFCLLTMIVLSLFYTDLGTQYTSAAIVAVTLAAAYGSHVRLQREEILFHVRLVADAAQKVLLRPLPHRIEDVEIESLYLAAQEQARIGGDFYEAMGTPYGVRLLIGDVRGKGLSAVGAASAVISCFREAAYDEPDLKGIIHRLETTITRHSAAFPVPDQPEHFATALLAEIPHGGGHIRLLNCGHPPPMITHCGQVRVLEPATPSPPLNLAALIGDRYWVDVVALAPGDQVLLYTDGVSETRDRNGQFFPLSDWMQQQGLEHPRELLDRLHRDLLQHSGGRLDDDIAALALRCSSAQERDPVGP; translated from the coding sequence GTGATCCTGACCGTCCTCATCGCCGGCCTGGCGTTCTCCACATCCAGGGAGATAGCCGTCAGCCGCCTTCTGCCCGCAGCACCCGCCCTTGCCGCCGCGATGTGGCCCGTACTCCCCACGATCCTGTTGGGGGCGTTCTGCCTGCTGACCATGATCGTCCTCAGCCTCTTCTACACCGATCTGGGGACGCAGTACACGTCGGCCGCGATCGTCGCGGTCACCTTGGCGGCGGCATATGGGAGCCATGTCCGACTTCAGCGCGAGGAAATACTCTTCCACGTCCGGCTCGTCGCCGACGCAGCCCAGAAGGTGCTGCTGCGCCCGCTGCCGCACCGCATCGAGGACGTCGAGATCGAGTCGCTGTATCTGGCGGCCCAGGAACAGGCTCGGATCGGCGGGGACTTCTATGAGGCGATGGGCACGCCATACGGGGTCCGGCTGCTCATAGGCGACGTGCGGGGCAAGGGCCTGTCCGCGGTGGGAGCGGCCTCGGCGGTGATCAGTTGCTTCAGGGAGGCCGCGTACGACGAGCCCGACCTGAAGGGCATCATCCACCGACTGGAGACCACGATCACACGCCACAGCGCTGCGTTTCCCGTCCCGGACCAGCCCGAGCACTTCGCCACCGCTCTCCTCGCCGAGATCCCGCACGGCGGCGGCCACATACGACTACTCAACTGCGGGCACCCCCCGCCGATGATCACGCATTGCGGGCAGGTCCGGGTCCTGGAGCCCGCCACCCCCTCCCCGCCGCTCAACCTCGCAGCGCTCATCGGTGACCGCTACTGGGTCGACGTCGTCGCCCTCGCCCCGGGTGACCAGGTGCTGCTCTACACGGACGGCGTATCGGAGACCCGGGACCGCAACGGCCAGTTCTTCCCGCTGTCGGACTGGATGCAGCAGCAGGGCCTGGAACACCCTCGCGAGCTGCTCGACCGGCTGCATCGGGATCTGCTCCAGCACAGCGGCGGAAGGCTCGACGACGACATCGCTGCCCTCGCGCTGAGGTGCTCCAGCGCGCAGGAGCGCGACCCGGTCGGCCCGTAG